The Cynocephalus volans isolate mCynVol1 chromosome 2, mCynVol1.pri, whole genome shotgun sequence genome window below encodes:
- the LOC134370115 gene encoding ADP-ribosylation factor-like protein 6-interacting protein 4 — MAHVGSRKRSKSRSRSRGRGSEKRRKKSSKDASRSCSASGSQGRKTSSTSGAEERSKHKARRRPRSSSSSSSSSSSSSSSSSSSSTSSSDGRKKRGKHKDKKRKKKKKRKKKLRKKSKEKAEVQQAEALPGPSLDQWHRSAGEEEDGPVLTDEQKSRIQAMKPMTKEEWDARQSIIRKVVDPETGRTRLIKGDGEILEEIVTKERHREINKQATRGDGLAFQMRAGLLP; from the coding sequence ATGGCTCACGTTGGCTCTCGCAAGCGCTCGAAGAGTCGCAGCCGGTCCCGGGGACGAGGgtcggagaagagaaggaagaagagcagTAAGGACGCCTCGAGGAGCTGCTCGGCCTCTGGATCCCAAGGTCGCAAGACCAGCAGTACCTCCGGGGCAGAGGAGAGAAGCAAGCACAAGGCCCGGAGGAGACCACgatccagctcctcctcctcttcttccagttcttctagctcttcttcctcctcgtcctcctccaCTTCCTCCAGTGATGGCCGGAAGAAGCGGGGGAAGCACAAggacaagaagaggaagaagaaaaagaaaaggaaaaagaaactgaggaagaAAAGCAAGGAGAAGGCAGAAGTGCAGCAGGCGGAGGCTCTACCGGGCCCCTCCCTTGACCAGTGGCACAGATCAGCTGGCGAGGAGGAGGATGGCCCAGTCCTGACAGATGAGCAGAAGTCCCGCATCCAAGCTATGAAGCCCATGACCAAGGAGGAGTGGGATGCCCGGCAGAGCATCATCCGCAAGGTGGTGGACCCCGAGACGGGCCGCACCAGGCTCATTAAGGGAGACGGTGAGATCTTGGAGGAAATCGTAACCAAAGAACGACACAGAGAGATCAATAAGCAAGCCACCCGAGGGGACGGCTTGGCCTTCCAGATGCGAGCCGGCCTGCTGCCCTGA